A segment of the Brienomyrus brachyistius isolate T26 chromosome 13, BBRACH_0.4, whole genome shotgun sequence genome:
CCAGCTGTGGCGTTAAACCGTGTCAATCTACTGAGCGCACACAAGACCtactttgtttgttgttgttgcacTTTTAGCATTATTATTTACTACTGCTGTTTTGCTGTAGGTCGGACCTTCGCTCCTCACCCACCTCTTCCGGTCCTGCGTGACGTCATAGGCGCATTTCCGGTATCGATGCCCAGAGTATTTTCTACTTCATTTCGCCTGCTGTAGACATATTTATGTTTTACCATACGATTCAATTCGTTTTCTTTTATGACAGAACAACATATCTGAGGCTCATAGCTAACATTTTGTCGTATTAGTTGTatgtaataaattaataaatatgtattacttattatttattactttattataTTTCTTTCCAGTTTGTTCATGGATACTGAACTTATTTATATgaaaatttcaaagacataaaaATTAGTACATTATTAGAAAAAGAAATCGCTGATGGATCATGTAATTATGAGGGTTTTAAGTAGGAGGTATATGGCCAGAAGGTGGAGACAACTGTGATCTACTCGCTTTTAAACATATTGTGGATATTGTTTTCACCTGGAATAAAGCAGATTCAGTTTCACTTGCTCTGTCACTGGATTCACCGATTATCTACCTTGGCACCTCGTTTCCAATTTCTAACTGATCTCTAAAAAATCCTTCCTTTAGGGCAGGCATGAACAttcttatccagaatgaccattgTGTGCGCTGGTTTTCACtccaactccctaattagattactaggggcctgattggctgaagagtcctgacacctgggtttgaaaaaAGGTTACcctaaaaacctgcatacacgctGGGTCTTTGCTGAAAAGATTGACCACTGCTGCATTTGTTGCAAATCAATTGTCAATGAagcaatttccatccatccatccattttccaaaccgcttatcctactgggtcgcggggtgaAGCAATTTAAGTAATAAAAATATTGTAAAAATGACTTTGGTTAGCATTAATGCAAAATctataaaaatattattatgaacaaaatatatataatagccAACAGTCCGTAAAGGCAAATCAACCATACAGCTAGATTTTTTCTCCATGAAATGACATCTTTTCCCCACTTCATTTTAGCTTTTTGTGTTTTATATAATCCTTAGCATTGTATTTTCAAAGCACAGGAATCAGATGTATGAATCACCAACTTCTGTCTCTCAAGATACCTCCCAAATAGCGTCCTTCCTGTTCTCCACACTGCATAGAAGAAGGCATTTCTTGCTTGCACAGCAGTTTTCTCTCTTTACATGCTTCCAGACACAACGAGTGAGACATGAATGGCACAAGCACATGGCCATCTGAGCAAATGGAGGACATTGCAGGTGAAACCGTGGTAGCCTGTGTTATCCTGGCATTATCTTTCATAGTGGGGATGCCAGGGAACTTGATGGTGATCTGGACAATTCTGCGGCACGTCAAAAAGCGCTCGCACACTGTCGTTCTTATCCTCCATCTGGCTGTTGCCGACCTGCTGGTGCTCGTCACGCTACCCCTGTGGATCTACTCACTCGTGCGCTCATGGGTCTTTGGCGAGGCGGTATGTAAAGCCATGGTGTACATCATTAACTCCTGCATGTACAGCAGTGTGTTCTTCATCACCGTCATGAGCATTGAGCGCTTTATTGCCGTCCGTTATCCATTCACCTCCATCAACTGGAAGAAGAAAAAATTACTGAACAAATTACTGCTTGTCCTATGGATTCTGGCTTTCATCTTCAGCATTCCTGTAATTCCCACACAAGTTCTGGAAAAAGAGGAAGACAAGGAGCAATGTCTGTTTAGGGAATACTCTTCAACCAGCGAAGAGGTGGTGTTTCTGCTTCTTGAAACCATGGTGGGCTTCGTGGTTCCCTTCGCCATCCTTGTCATCTGCTATGGCTGCTTATGGAAGCGAATTACACAAATGACCTTCAAATTTAAGCAGAACAGCATGGTTTTAATAATCAGCGTCGTGATTGTTTTTGCCCTGTGCTGGATTCCTCATCACATGTGTAACATTCTATCTCTGATGGCTATCATACTGGAGAGGTGGCATGCTGACATGGCAGAGGGCGTGGAGTCTGTAAGGGCCAACATGGCCTTTGTCACCGGGGCTTTGGTCTTCATCAGCAGCACGGTGAACCCCCTGCTGTATGTGTTTGCCGCACGCTCATTTCGAAGCTCGCTCAGGGACACTGGCGTGCGAAAGCTCTTCCGTCATATCTCCAGCTCAGCCACAGGTGACGGAACAAAGGAGTTATCTTTCATATCCAAAAGGCAAGCTTCCCCATGTGAACCCAGCACTAACTGCCGTACTGAGTCAGAAATTCTTCTGGATGTTCCTTAGAATGTATGTCAATCCTAGTCGGCCTTGAAATTATTTGACATTTTGTGCATGTTTTTGTATAATTACAGAATATTGTGTTCTTGTTTATTGTATTTCTGTATTATATTTCTCGATAAGAAAAAATCTGTATGTTTAATTGTACATTATCAACAATATTTTATTGGTGTAGATgaattaaataatattttaacaGTGTATTGACTGATACCAAGAAACGGTAAGAATGGCAGGTACACTATACTTGGGCTTATTGTTGAAGAATGTTGTTGTCAAAACCCAGTTAAATACTGATGGATTTCATATGTTCTTTTGACATTTGTGATGAATGAACGAGTTTTTATTCAACCTTTGACTGATTTGCctgcttttatatttaaatagtGTTTTAATTGCTTAATTGTAGGAATAATCCTCCTGTACACAACATGTATGGTAATGCATTTGAGttacatgtttatttttaatttatgtaattaattaatgtaatctaaTTCACATTAACTTTTCTCTCACAGTTCAACTGTTTTTAAAATCCAGTGTTGATGCAAGATGACATGCGATTGCAAACCACATTGTAAATGCAAATCGCGTATATAGTTAAGAAGTTACTAGTTTCTACTTCCTTTTTGGAAATTGCAACATAAAAAACTGTTTCATAATGTGTTTAAAACCTTCGTATGCACCACATTGCAAAATGGTCCCACAACAGTTTTTCGTTACCAGGGAGATTCTGGTTTGTTTTTCATTAAACAATGTGGTTTTATCAAATAGtgattctgtttttttcccacatTTTAATACTTTTTCATGTTTCCCCTTTTCTGCTGCATTATATTTCAAGAAATATTTTTGGCCCCAGGCCCACACAGCCTTatcctggataagcagttgtTAGATGGATGAAACTATTTTTAGAatttgatatttttttcagtgtattCTGCTTGTCAATGAATTTTCCATAAATTTGTGGTTTTGAGATTGTAAAAGTTTGGCTTTTACCACTGTTCAAATGTGTGAGTAATTGCTGATTATATCACAGTTCATTTGATTCCAGGAGGCCCTGAAACACTACAAATGAGAAGTCCCCAAATATTGTTCGCTAAGGGACAAATTACATCAGCAACACAATGCCAAGGTCCACAGCATCGGAAAAGAGTAAAAAggaaatggggggtgggggtacgagGGAGGATCAGATTGTCATTTGCCATAATTTGCTGACTGGGGGTCCCCATACGAAATAATTTGCCTATACAGGGGTCCCAATGATAAAATTTGCCAGTGGGGAAACTCACTATATTAGTGATAAAATGAGACAGTAGTAATGCTTTCAGCCTAATTTTTAGTACATTTATGGTCCTTGTATGCTCTTCAGTGTTTTACTGTAACGAAGGCTTTCATTTGACATGGACTATCTACTTTCATTTCTCTGATTTCTCGGACATATGCTTTAGAAGATGACTACAAGTCGACACTTTTGAGTGTCGAGTTTCACTTCTGTTACTGTGCTAATTCTGACTCACAAGTAACATGTTTATACTTTAGGCAGTTACTTCAACACTGTATATCCCCCTCTCACCAAAATTCTCACAGCATTAGCTGTGAGGAACGCCTCTAAAATTTCCAAAAACTTATGTTGCAGGGTGTAATATAATTTCTGAGACTAACAGGCGGTTGAATTCTGTGAGCAAAACAAGGTATTACTTTTCCTCCAGTTTCCTGTTCATGTCTTCTCATGTTCTTTCTATAATTACCTAAATTGAAATAGAGTGATACAAAAATTCTTAAATAAGTGATTTTGTTACTTGTTTTTGTATAGATGATCCAATTACATCACCTTTAGGGTGTCCAatttttcacatgactgtacACTCACTGCCCACTTTTTATTAGTCAGTAGCACAATGTATAAAATCATGCAGCTACAGATCAGCAGCTTCAGTTAATGTTCAAATCAAAcatcagaatggggaagaaaggtgatttaaagTGATGTTGAATGTGGTATGGTTGCTAATGCCAATCTGGGTTAtatgagtatttcagaaactgctgatctactgggattttcacacaaaatcatctctagggtttacagagaatgtaCTAAAAAAAGGAAGAACATCCAGGGAGCGGCGGTTCTCTGTTATGTTTGTATTGTGTCTTGTTAACTGCACTCATCTCTGTGTTAACTGCACTGAACCACAACCAATTGCAGTATGTTCTGAACAATAAACTGTTCTGAACATCTGAAAATGTCCTGTTGAAGGTACATGTCAGAGAATAATGGCCAGATTGGATCAAGCTGATAGAAAAGCAAAAGTAACCATTCAGTACAATCAAGGCATGCAGAAGAGCGTCTCTGAAAGCACAACCTGTCAAAccttgaagcagatgggctacTGCAGCAGACGACCACACCAGGTGCTCCTCCTGTCAgctaagaacaggaaactgaggctacagtggGCACAGGCTCACCAAAATTGAACAAtggaagattggaaaaatgttgcctggtcagATGAGATCAACAATTccggctggtggtggtggtgtaatggtgtggagGATATTTTATTGCCAAATTTTGAGCCCATTAGTACCAATTGAGTATTGTTCAAATACCACAGCCTACCtaagtattgttgctgaccatatccatccctttatgaccacagcgTACCCAGCTTCGAATGGCTACTTTCAGCAGAATAACAGGTCATGTCCAAAGCTaatatcatctcagactggtttcgtGGCAGCCTCAGacagttcactgtactcaaaagGCCTCCAGTCACCAGATTTCAATCCAATAGGGCATctatgggatgtggtggaacaggaGATTTGGATCATGAAGGTGCAGCCCAAAAAACCAAATCAACTGTGTGATGCCATCATGTCAGCATGGACCAAAGtttctgaggaatgtttcaaaCAGCGTTTTGATTCTATGTCACAAAGAATTAATGCAGTTTTGAAGGGAAAAAATGGGTCCAACCTAGTACTAGCACGGTGTACACAATAAAGCAGTCAGTAAGCATATGTACACAATCATGCACTACAGGTGCCTTTACAGACCACAATAAGCCAAACTGTATTTTTGGATTGTGGAATGAAACCAGAATAGGCCAGTAATaccaggagaacatgcaaattccacacacacaaagcggAGGTGAGATTCGAGCCACAATGCCatcacacaccttctcattaGAGTCATGTGGAAATatgtgatttaactgtaacagtTAAACCAGTGGTGCAAAGCCTCTTATAGTGTAGATCTGgccttgtttttcttttttaaaaagacaAACAGCTGACTGTGGCAAGAAGGCCTGCAGAATACAGAAGAAGTCTGGGTTTCGTTTGGTTACTGGCCCTCAAAGCAGCCTTGACTACTGAATGGATGCCTAATGCCTGCGGGTGGAATTGAGCAACTGCACTGAGAACCATGGCTGCTGCTTAAAAAACATCAACCTCATCAAGCATGGAGCGTGAGAAGAAAGGCAGGCTGGTAGCACACTATATCTGAAGGCCTGTACCAGATGAGGAAAACTTGCCATGTGCCATAACATTGTTCAATATTGTCATGATGATATGACTTGTGATTAATAAACGTCTGTGTGCATACTAGCTATACAGTTCCTATGACTTTATGCTTTAAATGGTACACTGCTACACTGAGCTGAATATATATTAAGAAGCTAATAAAACATGACAGTTATGCTATGCTGTCAAGTGAAATGcaaacatatttaaaaaaatccataaaTGTGATTTATTGATATTAATATGTGCTGTAGTGGTAAGGGTGAACTTGAAAGATACAAATGCATCATCAGGACTGTGTCATCATCTAAACAGCTGATCAACAggtgtcgtggttttttctccttccccgccaaatcagaagtcagaggtccgcttgtgcagtatccagaattcagtctttattgcaacaatgaagttacaaccaaggctggacacgtaaaagtgtgtccagtactgttttacaccaatttttatataagttcttatcatttaacaatatcttgtcacttaagcatcatcattccttcagccattcacaataattgttttttcccttaatccacacccctaggtgataagtttgtccatcatttcttttgccgtttggtctctcggctgaacataatggtggcgcgagcagctccacttggttttttaaaaacgctcagccgtgaacttctggtgaactcaggcgaatcccttccttcagtagtaaaccttggcagtttcagccttttacatattgtctaactaaaaggctgataatatatttgtcctttaacatagtgatgaaatatacattaataaaagtgaatattcatagattcaggactaacataaagtagctaacagaatctcagactaacaaaaggtgcaaatacatactcagttgattacattgtgttgattacattataatgtttacattgtaatgattacatcatggatatttggcatacttttaataacatcataatacttgtattctacgttatatagtgctaaataatattccatatatttcccccctttgggactccatggagtcccacacacaatcctgTACATCCAGCTTAGGAGGGAGGGCAAAAACCCTAAGTcctagggaaattccactcccagcccgccacaggcacggccccccttcggggtccatggcaggcatggctcacaaactactaaCACTGCGAGTCAACCAACAGCAATAAAGAGGGTACATCAGGAAAGGGAGGGGAGGATCGCCATACAATGACCTCCCTTGGATATATTGCATATACAGCAGGACTACAAAATCTATTACAAAcccaatacaaaaacagatatatgtaatataaaGATAAGTAAAAGGTTAACTAATAACATTTCAGACTATTATAACGGACAGTCTGTCCTAATCAGAAAAAATCCCAGATATCGTGGGAGGCAGGCATGCTGCAGGTCTCCTGCTcggagtattcacacacggaatggccgaacttcagctatggtcaggactgcatccaaggtgtctatgtcaccatccgtttccgtgttggtccaggaggatgccactccaaacggtcctcccaccactctagacattgcagctatagtcgcctgccaggccagtgctctccccactagggagcgaacaagaggacctacacaacaaaagattagtagcagagcaaaaatgagcacagcacccacacagagtgctttcataagggcttgctgccaatttccccacatatcataccaccagtcaaacaacccgtcatgttgtcctgcattacttgccatctcatcctgtaacccctgcaactttctcatagcctcagtaaaggaaccatccggggctgtattattaggaataaacgtacagcactgatccccgaacagcacacacactccccctttttctgccaggagccaatccagggccatcctgttcttccaggtcatcagactggtggcctgaagctgctcccccagagatgcgagtacctcctgagtatagttggtaaacctctgctgattatagtacaaataatttatccattccacatttttgttaag
Coding sequences within it:
- the LOC125705989 gene encoding leukotriene B4 receptor 1-like — its product is MNGTSTWPSEQMEDIAGETVVACVILALSFIVGMPGNLMVIWTILRHVKKRSHTVVLILHLAVADLLVLVTLPLWIYSLVRSWVFGEAVCKAMVYIINSCMYSSVFFITVMSIERFIAVRYPFTSINWKKKKLLNKLLLVLWILAFIFSIPVIPTQVLEKEEDKEQCLFREYSSTSEEVVFLLLETMVGFVVPFAILVICYGCLWKRITQMTFKFKQNSMVLIISVVIVFALCWIPHHMCNILSLMAIILERWHADMAEGVESVRANMAFVTGALVFISSTVNPLLYVFAARSFRSSLRDTGVRKLFRHISSSATGDGTKELSFISKRQASPCEPSTNCRTESEILLDVP